cagtgttttgaaaagtagagacattactctgccaacaaaggtccacatagtcaaggctatggtcttcccagtggtcacatatggttgtgagaactgggccataaagaaggcagaaggtGGAAtgattgatgcctttgaactatgctgcttgagaagactcctgatagtcccttggacagcaaggaaatcaaaccagtcagtctaaAGGGagagcaaccctgaatattcactgaaaggactgatgctgaaggtgaagttccagtattttggtcatttgatgcaaacagatgactcactggaaaagtccctgctgctgggaaagatccaggacagaaggagaaggagaagaggtcatcagaggatgagatggctaggtggcatcaccagtgcaatgaacatgaactttggcaagctctgggagatggggagggacaggcaggcctgccgtgctgcaatccgtggggtcacaaagaggtgggcacaactgtgtgactgaccaacaacagaCTAAATGCTCTGATGAAAATATATTCCTCCTGATGAAGTCTCCATGATTCTATGATACTCcatcaaagaaatggaatttccaaacatttttgatccaaagataggaaaacagtgtgtaggaaaaataaaaactgtctatATATAAGACTGAGAATAATGCTTAAAAAGAGAGTACCTAAAATTCTATAATGATACGGAAttcaaagatggaaagaaaaagggaaatccCAGGAAATAAGGGCAAGGAGCAAAATTTCTTTCACAATGATCAAAGAACAATTTCTGGTTTTGATACTTTGAGTTATGCAATCCAGAGCACTAGTATAGTTGGTCTTTTATACTTGGCATCAAATACAATCTCTTTAGACTCTGTTTTATATCTCGGTTTCTCATACTGTAGATGAAAGGGTTCAGCAGGGGtgtgaccacagtgtacatcactGATGAAATTGTTCTTGAATGTGAGCTGTGGGTATCCCCAGAGCTAAGGTACACTCCTAAGgctgtaaaataaaataggaagacAACCACGAGGTGGGACACACAGGTGGAAAATGCTTTATACTTCCCCTGAGATGATGTGATTTTACATATGCAGGAAACTATTTTAGAATATGAGTAAAGGATGCCAGCAAAAGGGCCACCACCCACCAGGACAGCTGCAAAATACATCACTATGTTATTAAGAAAGTTGTCAGAACTGGCAAGTTGTACCAGCTGACTgagttcacagaaaaagtggGGGATTTGCATTTCTGGACAGAAGGACAATCGCAACACCATTAAGCTGAGTAGCAAGGAATAGAAGGCAAAGAGCACCCAGGATACAAGAACCAGCAGTCCACAGAGCCGGGGGCTCATGATGACTGTGTAGtgcagggggtggcagatggccacataccGATCATAGGCCATCACACTCAGGAGAATGTCATCTAATCCTGCAAAGAGAATGTGAAAATACATCTGGGTGATGCAGCCTTCATAGGTGATACCTTTGCGCTGTGTCTGGATGTTCCACAGCATCTTtgggatggtggtggaggtgaaaCAGATGTCTACAaaggacaggttggagaggaagaagtacatgggggtgtggaggtgggagtccGAACTGATggccaggatgatgagcaggtttccaAACACAGTGATTAGGTACATGGAGAGGAAGAGCCCAAAGATGAGGGGCTGCAGTTCTTCTTCTTCTgaaagtcccagaagaagaaatagtGAAATTTGTGTATCATTCCCTGGTTCCATGGGGTGGAGGTGCCtaccaggaaaaaggaaaataacatgaCTCGTTTGCACACAAGCTGGCATAATTCACATAGCTGAAATACTGCAATTTCTATTTAGCACTCAAGTAACTGATCTTAATAGCTTATTTATAGAAAAGTTCTCTTCCAAAGTATACTCCATTTCATCCCTCACAAAGAATTTTTGTCCCATTTTCATCACATTGGCAAAAAGCTCATCTATTCTAGAATCCTAATGaggtatttcttcatttatttgagaaTTACATATTTAGTGCTGACCCAGTAGCAATGctgaaaaataaatctcttgCAATCCAAGGATGGTGAATGAGGATgttcaaataaaatatgatagAATATGTCTGAATGTCACAGatgctatgaagaaaacaaaaccaggtATAAAGGACAGAGTGGCAGGAAGTGTTGCTTTCTCCTGAGTGTTCAAGGAAGAGCTTCAAACTAGGTGATGTTTGAAGATTcctgaagaaagagagaagaagccTTTGTGATGTCAGAAGAAGTGTGTGCCTGGCAGAGGAAGCTGGCACTGGTAAGGACCTGACAAAGACGATTGTTTCACGTGTTCAAGTGCAAACAAGGAAGCCAGTGAGGTGAAGGAATAAGTAGGAGGGGGAGTGATCAGAGACGGTGTCAAGGATGCTGAGGAACAAGGTGGCCTCCCTGCTACAGCTGAAGCTTCAGCACATAGAGAACCCCTCCTTCCCTGCGGTTCCTTGCACTTTATGAATTTAGTTTAAAACCATCCTGTGAATTATGTCAGTTTCCCTACTTAGTTCCATCTATTGACCAACTTCTGACCTCTGTAGTATAAGTCATCTTAACATAAGAGGACAGATGCCTCTTCTTTAAGAACTGGTCTCTCTTCACAAGAAACaggcaaacatacacacacacaatgtcctCTGGCTTGTGTTACTATCATAAACTGGTCACCCATATCCACCCTCATTAGGCCATGAATGGTTACACATCAAGCTGGTCAGATCAAATTATTATTCTCCAaaagaatgtattatttttacCCAGAggttccaggatttttttttaatttgtgtttc
This genomic window from Cervus canadensis isolate Bull #8, Minnesota chromosome 4, ASM1932006v1, whole genome shotgun sequence contains:
- the LOC122440629 gene encoding olfactory receptor 7A5-like, with amino-acid sequence MEPGNDTQISLFLLLGLSEEEELQPLIFGLFLSMYLITVFGNLLIILAISSDSHLHTPMYFFLSNLSFVDICFTSTTIPKMLWNIQTQRKGITYEGCITQMYFHILFAGLDDILLSVMAYDRYVAICHPLHYTVIMSPRLCGLLVLVSWVLFAFYSLLLSLMVLRLSFCPEMQIPHFFCELSQLVQLASSDNFLNNIVMYFAAVLVGGGPFAGILYSYSKIVSCICKITSSQGKYKAFSTCVSHLVVVFLFYFTALGVYLSSGDTHSSHSRTISSVMYTVVTPLLNPFIYSMRNRDIKQSLKRLYLMPSIKDQLY